Genomic segment of Longimicrobium sp.:
GACGCCACTCGTCTATGCCCGCACTTTCACCGCGCCGTCGAGCTCATCGGCCGGCGGTGGACGGGCGCCATCGTCTTCGTCCTGCTGAACCAGCGCTGCCGGTTCGCGGGGCTGCGCGCGGCCATTCCCGAGATCACCGACCGCATGCTCTCGGAGCGGCTGCGCGAGCTCGAGGCGGAAGGAATCGTGGAGCGCAGCGTGATCCCCGACACGCCGGTGCGGGTGGAGTACGCGCTCAC
This window contains:
- a CDS encoding helix-turn-helix domain-containing protein → MSDATRLCPHFHRAVELIGRRWTGAIVFVLLNQRCRFAGLRAAIPEITDRMLSERLRELEAEGIVERSVIPDTPVRVEYALTDKGRALAAAVDALGTWAHDWLAKAPG